The sequence AGTGCAGGACCCTGTCATGGTGGCCAAAGATGGTTATGAAGCATTGATGGCTGGTAAAGCTAAAGTTGTTCCGGGTGGCTTGAAAAACAAATCGTATGAGGTACTGGCCTATGTTGCTCCTCAGGAAGCCCTTGCTTCGCTCATGCACGGTAAAATGTCGCAAAAACCACAGCCGGAGAATCAGAACGAGAAGTCATCAGCTTTGGCCTGGGGAATTGGCTTCGGCATAGCAGTACTGGCCGGTATTGCTTTAGGAGTAGCCTATAACAATACAAGCGCCGTCGACAGAGCACGCTACCGGTACAAGGCCAAATCTGCGGGCAATGCCTTGTCTGATGCATTATCGTCGGTATCCGATAGCCTGTCATCCGTTCTAGACTCCGTCGTTGATGTTTATCAGACGGCCAGATCAAAGGCAGAACAACTTGTCCCCAGGGAGGAAGAAGTAGAAGATGAGGTCGCTGCATAAACCCTAGGCAGTTTCAATGAAGCATTCCCTGCTTTCTGAGTACAAATTCTGTTAACCGGATCAATCCAGCACTTTTTTAATTCGCCAGGCAGTCAGGTACGCAAGTAATTAAGCTGTCAACTGAATTATCAGTTTTGTGAACCTGACTGCTTGCTGTGCTTTGTGTTCCTAATAAAACTCTGTTATGAAAAATTCATCGTTTTGGCGTATTGCCACTGCCGCCTTCGCGGTTGGCAGTATTCTTTACACAACACTATCAAGCAGTAAATCCCGTCAGCAGAGTCGGGAACGCCAGCAGGATAATCCCGATGGCTCAGAATATGAGTACGACGTTCCGGTCGAATATCAGGATGTCTTCGAGAAAAATATGATCGTTCCGGCAGGCTGGGCTTTTGGTGTCGTCTGGTCAACGATTTATTCAGGATTAGGTGCTCTTCTTGTTCATCAGGCGTTACCTTCACAGGAACATAATCCCCGCTACACGAAAGCACTCCCGTGGTGGTTATCCAGCTGGACGCTTAATGCCCTTTTCGGTCGTTTTTTTTCGCAGAACGATCCGCAAAGCATCGTTATCTCCGATCTGATTACTAAGTTCAATTTGCCCGCTGCATTAGCCCTCCACCACAGTCTGGAGATCGGCAAAACGGATGTACCTGTTCCTGAAAAATACCTTCGTATTCCCGTAAGCCTTTATGCAGGCTGGCTGACAGCGGCTACGGTTGTTGGCACTCCGAATACATTGTTGACCATCGGCGGATGGAAGCCTGATGAAGAACGGGATGAACCAATTGCCGCTGGCATTTTAAGCGCCACAGCCGGAGCAGGTTACCTCATTGCCAGACGACTCAACGACCCATGGTATATGGTACCATTTGTAGCTGGTTTCGGTGGCATTGCCACTCGCCAATGGAACAAACAACCAGTTGTTGGCTGGGCAGCTGCGTGCCTCGCAGCCGCTTATGTAGGCTTATTAGCGTACTGGCTCCCGAAAGGCAAGTTTCATGATTATGGTCGAATCGTTGTTCACGATGCTGAAGCCGAAGTAATTGCGGAACAGATCGAAACGTCAGAACCGCACCAGGCCGAAATTGTACGGGAACGGATGAAACCCATAGAAGCAGAAAGTCTGGATTAGTCAATAAAAAACGAATGGAAAGCCGCTTTGTGAAAACAGGGCGGCTTTTGGTTTTATTGGCCTATTCTTGCCATTTTGTCTCTTTATTGGCAAGAAACAGGGTTTTCTCCGCCAAAATGTCCGAAAATAACACCTCGGCCCGTGATTTGTTAACGTATAGGCATACAGTAGCAACCTAACCTGATACTGACATGGACTTTAAAAATTACACCGTAAAAGCACAGGAGGTCGTTCAGAAGGCATCGGAGATTGCCCTCGGCAACGGTCAGCAAGCCATCGAAACGGGGCATCTGCTCCAGGCTATTCTTTCAGAAGACGAAAACGTTATTGGTTTCATTGCCAAAAAGCTTGACATCAATTTACCCAATACAAGTAGTGCCTTACAGGCCATTCTGACCACATATCCTAAAGTTTCTGGCGGTAATGGTAGTGTGTACCTCAGTAATGACACAGCTGCGGCACTGGCCAAAGCCAGCAACTACACCAAAGAATTTGGCGACGAATTCGTGAGCGTTGAGTTGATGTTACTTGGTCTTATGGGAGGGAAGGATCAAATTGCAACCTTATTGAAAGATGCCGGTTTCAGCGAAAAACAAACGAAAGCGGCCATTAACGAACTTAGAAAAGGAAATTCCGTGAAAAATCAAAACGCCGAGGCAACGTACCAATCGCTCGAACGGTACAGCGTTAACCTGAACGAACGCGCCCGTATGGGTAAGATCGATCCGGTGATTGGCCGAGACGAAGAAATCCGGCGTGTGCTCCAGATTCTGAGCCGCCGGACCAAAAACAACCCGATTCTGCTCGGTGAGCCGGGCGTCGGTAAAACCGCCATTGTTGAAGGGTTGGCCCAACGCATCGTATCGGGCGACGTTCCTGAAAACCTGAAATCGAAAACACTCGTCTCGCTCGACATGGGTCTGCTTATTGCGGGTGCCAAATATAAAGGCGAGTTTGAAGAACGGCTAAAATCCGTCATCAAAGAAGTAACCGACTCAGATGGACAGATTATTCTCTTCATCGACGAAATCCATACGCTCATTGGCGCGGGTGCCGGTGGAGAAGGCGCTATGGACGCAGCCAACCTCCTGAAACCCGCTCTGTCGCGTGGTGAACTCCATACCATTGGGGCAACAACGCTCAAAGAATACCAGAAATACATCGAGAAAGACAAAGCACTCGAACGACGGTTCCAGGCCGTACTGGTCGATGAACCCGACATGCCCGACGCTATTTCTATTCTTCGCGGTATCAAGGAAAAATACGAACTACACCACGGTGTTCGGATCAAAGACGACGCGGTCATTGCTGCCGTTGAACTTTCGACTCGCTACATTACTGACCGTTTTCTGCCCGACAAAGCCATAGACCTCATGGACGAAGCGGCCGCTAAACTTCGGCTCGAAATGGACTCTGTTCCCGAAGAGCTTGACGAGTTGAATCGGCGCATCATGCAATTGGAAATTGAGCGGGAAGCTATTCGCCGTGAAAACGACAGAGAGAAAGAAACGCTGCTCAATAAGCAGATTGAAGACCTCAGCGAACAGCGTAACAGTCTAAAAGCCAAGTGGGAAACCGAAAAAGCGTCGGTAAACGAAAGTCGTACGTTAAAAGAACAGCTCGATAAACTGCGCCTTGAAGCCGAACAGGCCGAACGTGCAGGCGATTATGGTAAAGTAGCCGAAATTCGCTACGGACGCATTCCTGAGATCGAAACGAAACTAAATGTGCTCACTAAAGAGGGCACAGATAACGGTTCGTCGGATCGCATGATGCAGGAAGAAGTTACTGCTGAAGATATTGCCGAAGTTGTTGCCAAATGGACAGGCATTCCGGTTTCGAAGATGCTGCAAAGCGATCGCGAGAAATTGCTCAGTCTCGAAAAAGAACTCGGAAAGCGTGTAGCTGGTCAGACCGAAGCTATTGAAGTGGTTGCCGACGCGGTGCGTCGAAGCCGGGCAGGTATGCAGGACCCCAAACGTCCGATCGGTTCATTTATCTTCCTCGGTACAACGGGCGTTGGTAAGACGGAAGTTGCCCGGACCCTGGCCGAGTACCTGTTCAATGACGAGAATGCAATGATCCGGATCGATATGTCGGAATATCAGGAGCGCCATGCCGTAAGCCGGTTGATTGGAGCCCCTCCGGGATACGTGGGTTACGACGAAGGTGGTCAACTGACCGAGGCAGTCCGTCGGAAACCCTATTCAGTTGTATTGCTTGACGAGATCGAAAAAGCGCATCCTGATGTCTGGAACATTCTGTTGCAAGTGCTCGACGAGGGTCGTCTGACCGACAATAAAGGTCGCGTGGCCAACTTCAAGAACACGATCATCATCATGACTTCTAACATTGGTAGCCATTTGATTCAGGAGAAATTCGCCGAAGATGAAGGCTGGAATCACTCACTGGTGCTGGAAGAAGCCAAGTCGGCAGTTATGGACTTATTGCGGCAAACCATCCGGCCTGAGTTTCTGAACCGGATTGACGAGATCGTGATGTTCGAGCCCCTAACGAAGCAGAATATTCGCAAGATTGTGGACATCCAGTTCAACGTGATCAGGAAACGCCTGGCCGAAAACGGTGTTCAACTCGATGCCACCGACGAAGCGCTTAACAAGCTTGCCGAAGAAGGGTTCGATCCGCAGTTTGGTGCCCGACCACTGAAGCGTGTTTTGCAACGCCGGGTGCTCAACGAACTTTCGAAAGCAATCCTGTCGGGTGAAGTAAAAAAAGAATCCGTTGTGCTGATGGAATTGAATCACGAGGGCGAGATTGCCTTCACCAATCTGGACGCGGAAATAGAATTATAAGAGTAGGTTTATTGTCCAGGGCAAAACGCCCGGCTGCCCAGAGGTAGCCGGGCGTTTTTGTTTACTTTTGCGAAAACACAACCGTAACTATGCCCGAAATCAGTCGCTTCTTTGGCATCATTATTTACATGTATGCTAAAGACCATTTACCTCTTCATTTTAATGCTGAATACAATGGAGAGGAAGCAATGTTTGCCATTGAAAGTGGTGAAATTATTATTGGCAGTTTACCAAAGTAGCCTACTCGCTTAGTTCAGGCATGGGTAGAATTGTACCGCGACGAACTGATAGATAACTATAATCTGAAAGCAAAAAGCACCCCTCAGGAGTGCTTTTCTGCTTTTATAACAATATTAACTTACCGCCGACGCCCGAACAGGCGTAGCATGTAGAGAAACATATTGATAAAATCCAGATAGAGCCGCAGCGCCCCCATGATGGCTTCTTTTCGATCTTCGTCAGTGCCCACGTTGCCAATAATGTTCATTTCTTTGATCTTCTGGGTGTCATAAGCGGTCAGCCCAACGAAGATCAGAACACCAGCATACGTAGCAATCCAATAAAGCGTTTCGTTCTGCCAGAACAGGTTCACAACCGAAGCAATGATCAAACCGATCAGGGCCATCATCAGAAAGCCACCCCAGGATGTCAGATCGCGTTTGGTGAAATAACCATAAGCACTCATTGCCCCAAATGTTCCGGCCGTCACGAAGAAGGTAGATGCAATCGAACCACCCGTATAAAGCAGGAAGATACACGATAGCGTTAAACCGTTCATAACGGCATAACCCAGAAACATAGCCATCGCCATTTGGGCCGAAACGCGCTGCACAGCCGCCGACAGATACATAACCAGCAGCACCTCGCCAATCAGTAACCCATAGAAAACCAGTCGGTTACCGAAAATCAATTCAAGAACGGCGGGCGAACTAGCCACCCAAATCGAAATGGTTGCTGTAACCAGTAACGCTACGGTCATCCAGCCATAGACCTGGGTCATGAAAGCAGCCTGCTCCTGTTTAATCTGCTCGGCTGTTAGAGAAGGGTGGTGCTGTTCAGGATAGGATTGAGACTCCATAGTGAATTTATTGGTTTAGGTCAGAAAGTAAATTAATCGTCACGATATAAGCAAGTTGGCAGGCTTCCTGAGACTGAAAGTAGAAGTATTCCTGGCTTTCCGGAACACTTTGAACTTCAGGTCAATTGTCCCAGACCAGCATAAAAAAGCCGGAACTTCAGTAGCTCCGGCTCATACTAACTATAACTTAATGGCTTAAATACCAGGCTTTAACTTATTGTAAATTAGCATCTTCACGGCTGTTGAAGGTATCGCCCTGATTAATGTCTCCGGTCTTCAACCCTTTTTTGAACCAGTATACACGCTGTGCAGAACTGCCATGCGTAAAGGCATCAGGAACCACACGCCCCTGGGTCTGCTCCTGAATGCGGTCGTCGCCAATGGCGTTGGCCGCAGTTAAGGCTTCTTCAACATCACCCTGCTCAAAATCAAAGCTCTTTCCCTGCGCATGATGCGCCCATACACCCGCAAAAAAATCAGCCTGTAACTCAAGCCGAACGGATACTTTATTGTACTCCCGTTCACTTAACCGCTCACGAAGCGCATCGACTTTATCCATAACACCCAACTGTTTTTGCACATGGTGACCGACCTCATGGGCCACAACGTAAGCCATTGCAAAATCGCCGGGAGCGCCGAAACGTTTACTGAGCTCATCGTAAAATGACAGATCGAT comes from Spirosoma aureum and encodes:
- a CDS encoding TspO/MBR family protein codes for the protein MKNSSFWRIATAAFAVGSILYTTLSSSKSRQQSRERQQDNPDGSEYEYDVPVEYQDVFEKNMIVPAGWAFGVVWSTIYSGLGALLVHQALPSQEHNPRYTKALPWWLSSWTLNALFGRFFSQNDPQSIVISDLITKFNLPAALALHHSLEIGKTDVPVPEKYLRIPVSLYAGWLTAATVVGTPNTLLTIGGWKPDEERDEPIAAGILSATAGAGYLIARRLNDPWYMVPFVAGFGGIATRQWNKQPVVGWAAACLAAAYVGLLAYWLPKGKFHDYGRIVVHDAEAEVIAEQIETSEPHQAEIVRERMKPIEAESLD
- the clpB gene encoding ATP-dependent chaperone ClpB, translated to MDFKNYTVKAQEVVQKASEIALGNGQQAIETGHLLQAILSEDENVIGFIAKKLDINLPNTSSALQAILTTYPKVSGGNGSVYLSNDTAAALAKASNYTKEFGDEFVSVELMLLGLMGGKDQIATLLKDAGFSEKQTKAAINELRKGNSVKNQNAEATYQSLERYSVNLNERARMGKIDPVIGRDEEIRRVLQILSRRTKNNPILLGEPGVGKTAIVEGLAQRIVSGDVPENLKSKTLVSLDMGLLIAGAKYKGEFEERLKSVIKEVTDSDGQIILFIDEIHTLIGAGAGGEGAMDAANLLKPALSRGELHTIGATTLKEYQKYIEKDKALERRFQAVLVDEPDMPDAISILRGIKEKYELHHGVRIKDDAVIAAVELSTRYITDRFLPDKAIDLMDEAAAKLRLEMDSVPEELDELNRRIMQLEIEREAIRRENDREKETLLNKQIEDLSEQRNSLKAKWETEKASVNESRTLKEQLDKLRLEAEQAERAGDYGKVAEIRYGRIPEIETKLNVLTKEGTDNGSSDRMMQEEVTAEDIAEVVAKWTGIPVSKMLQSDREKLLSLEKELGKRVAGQTEAIEVVADAVRRSRAGMQDPKRPIGSFIFLGTTGVGKTEVARTLAEYLFNDENAMIRIDMSEYQERHAVSRLIGAPPGYVGYDEGGQLTEAVRRKPYSVVLLDEIEKAHPDVWNILLQVLDEGRLTDNKGRVANFKNTIIIMTSNIGSHLIQEKFAEDEGWNHSLVLEEAKSAVMDLLRQTIRPEFLNRIDEIVMFEPLTKQNIRKIVDIQFNVIRKRLAENGVQLDATDEALNKLAEEGFDPQFGARPLKRVLQRRVLNELSKAILSGEVKKESVVLMELNHEGEIAFTNLDAEIEL
- a CDS encoding DUF4160 domain-containing protein gives rise to the protein MPEISRFFGIIIYMYAKDHLPLHFNAEYNGEEAMFAIESGEIIIGSLPK
- a CDS encoding Bax inhibitor-1/YccA family protein, whose translation is MESQSYPEQHHPSLTAEQIKQEQAAFMTQVYGWMTVALLVTATISIWVASSPAVLELIFGNRLVFYGLLIGEVLLVMYLSAAVQRVSAQMAMAMFLGYAVMNGLTLSCIFLLYTGGSIASTFFVTAGTFGAMSAYGYFTKRDLTSWGGFLMMALIGLIIASVVNLFWQNETLYWIATYAGVLIFVGLTAYDTQKIKEMNIIGNVGTDEDRKEAIMGALRLYLDFINMFLYMLRLFGRRR
- the ypfJ gene encoding KPN_02809 family neutral zinc metallopeptidase translates to MRWLGQRESDNVEDRRGGGGGGLLVGGGIGTVVIAVIVMLLGGDPSEILNQSSPSQQAAQAPSGPQPDDDAASFTRKVLGSTEDIWTKLFADQGAQYRKPTLVMFRQMTQSGCGTASESSGPFYCPGDQKLYIDLSFYDELSKRFGAPGDFAMAYVVAHEVGHHVQKQLGVMDKVDALRERLSEREYNKVSVRLELQADFFAGVWAHHAQGKSFDFEQGDVEEALTAANAIGDDRIQEQTQGRVVPDAFTHGSSAQRVYWFKKGLKTGDINQGDTFNSREDANLQ